One window of Heptranchias perlo isolate sHepPer1 chromosome 15, sHepPer1.hap1, whole genome shotgun sequence genomic DNA carries:
- the LOC137332707 gene encoding probable G-protein coupled receptor 34 has product MADLSSSTFPYANVSQPATNSSATPKDTNCTIEDGFLSTALPIFYSIICVIGLLSNSLALWVFFFNQRNSTSISVYMKHLAVADLMLLLCLPFRIAYHVRQYEWLVKCYFCKFIGAFFYINMYASIVFLGLISLDRYLKITKPLRKFRIHSVKWSSGISMAVWLIIFLFMLPFVVVSSLKSKETKCFHYKNQSVTAGVMNMAAVIFIFILSLLFLVSYAKIAIKLYNISQGKKKQQIRKVSTRAIIKTFIVLAIYIVCFMPYHIVRVPYVLSQMEVISSCQSKQFLHTTNELVLCLSTLNSCLDPVIYFFLSNSFRRTIVYTTQGRFNKTFPRTNGVMNSFKSITEI; this is encoded by the coding sequence ATGGCTGATTTGTCGTCTTCGACATTCCCCTATGCCAATGTTTCCCAGCCAGCAACGAACTCCAGTGCAACACCTAAGGACACTAACTGTACCATTGAAGATGGTTTCCTCTCCACGGCTCTGCCTATTTTCTACTCCATTATTTGTGTGATTGGGCTGCTGAGTAACTCATTGGCCTTGTGGGTGTTTTTCTTCAACCAGAGGAACTCGACATCTATTTCAGTTTACATGAAGCACCTGGCTGTCGCCGACCTCATGTTGTTACTCTGCCTTCCATTCAGGATCGCCTACCATGTCAGACAGTACGAGTGGCTGGTTAAGTGCTACTTCTGTAAGTTCattggggcatttttctacatCAACATGTATGCCAGTATTGTATTCCTAGGGCTGATCAGCCTGGACCGCTATTTAAAGATCACAAAGCCTCTCCGCAAGTTCAGGATCCACAGCGTGAAATGGAGTTCAGGCATATCTATGGCTGTGTGGCTGATCATTTTCCTGTTCATGTTACCCTTTGTTGTGGTGAGCAGCTTAAAGTCAAAGGAGACTAAATGCTTCCACTACAAGAATCAGAGTGTGACAGCGGGTGTAATGAACATGGCAGCCGtcatatttatttttatcctctccttgCTATTCCTGGTGTCCTATGCTAAGATTGCAATCAAACTTTACAACATCTCCCAAGGGAAAAAAAAGCAACAGATCAGGAAAGTGAGCACCAGAGCCATCATAAAGACTTTCATCGTCCTCGCCATCTACATTGTGTGCTTCATGCCGTATCACATTGTTCGAGTCCCTTATGTCCTCTCTCAGATGGAGGTAATCTCCAGCTGCCAATCAAAGCAGTTTCTGCACACAACCAATGAACTGGTTCTGTGCCTGTCTACTCTGAACAGCTGTCTTGATCCTGTCATCTATTTCTTCCTCTCCAACTCTTTTCGCAGGACTATAGTTTACACTACTCAAGGGAGATTCAACAaaaccttccccagaaccaatggGGTCATGAACAGTTTCAAATCCATCACAGAGATCTGA